Proteins encoded in a region of the Sphingomonas japonica genome:
- a CDS encoding RluA family pseudouridine synthase: MLSDRVLFIDGEALVIDKPAGLPVDEPRDRSPSVTSMLGELTFGFKRIPLPVHRLDRDTSGCLLLARNPKAHKRFQQAFESGAVRKRYVAVLDGVPEATAGLIDLPLAKVSTREAGWRMVGDANGKAARSRWKLIAVHDGRAKVAFYPETGRTHQIRVHAAEGLGIPIVGDPVYGKGGAMMLLHAAELGVVRPGKDDITAQSDLPARFVAAGFGDG, translated from the coding sequence ATGTTATCCGACAGAGTCCTGTTCATCGACGGCGAAGCGCTGGTGATCGATAAGCCGGCGGGGCTGCCGGTCGACGAGCCGCGCGACCGCAGCCCCAGCGTCACGTCGATGCTTGGCGAATTGACGTTCGGTTTCAAGCGCATTCCCCTGCCGGTGCATCGGCTCGACCGCGATACCAGCGGCTGCCTGCTCCTGGCGCGTAACCCCAAGGCGCACAAGCGGTTCCAGCAGGCGTTCGAATCGGGGGCGGTGCGCAAGCGCTATGTCGCGGTGCTCGACGGGGTGCCGGAGGCGACGGCCGGGCTGATCGACTTGCCGCTGGCCAAGGTTTCGACGCGCGAGGCGGGATGGCGGATGGTCGGCGATGCGAACGGCAAGGCGGCGCGGTCGCGCTGGAAGCTGATCGCGGTGCATGACGGCAGGGCCAAGGTGGCTTTTTATCCCGAAACCGGGCGTACGCATCAGATCCGTGTCCATGCCGCGGAGGGGCTGGGCATCCCGATCGTCGGCGATCCGGTATACGGAAAAGGCGGCGCGATGATGCTGCTGCACGCCGCCGAGCTGGGCGTGGTACGGCCGGGCAAGGACGACATCACCGCGCAGTCGGACCTGCCTGCGCGATTCGTCGCTGCGGGCTTCGGCGATGGCTGA